A segment of the Desulfovibrionales bacterium genome:
AGAGGTCTGGGGTGCTGATATTACCTATATCTCAACCGATGAGGGCTGGCTGTATCTGGCTTCAGTAAAAGACTTTCACACAAAGGAGGCCGTTGGGCAGGCCATGGGCCCCAGGATGACAAAAGGCCTGGTTCTGGATGCGCTTAGAAAGGCCCTCAAATATCGTCGACCTCTCCCAGGATGTATTATGCATACTGACCGGGGAAGCCAGTATTGCTCGGCAGATTACCAGGAAATGGTAAAGGCTGCCGGAATGCGTCCTTCTATGTCACGTCGCGGCAACTGCTATGACAATGCCCCGACTGAAAGTCTATGGAGTACCTTAAAAATGGAGTTGGTGTATCAGCGCAAGTTTGCAACACGAATGGAGGCTGAAGCAGCGATCAAAGAATACATTGAAATATTTTACAACCGTATCCGGAGACACTCAGCTATAGGCAACGTTGCTCCGGCTGTATTCGCACAGAAATATTTTATTAAAAGGAGAGCTGCCTAAAGTGGCCCTGTCCACTATTGACAGTACACCCCAAAGAGTTATGGGGTTAAGAAGTGCTCCGGGACGCCCTTAAGTAATGCAATAACTCAACATCGACAGGCG
Coding sequences within it:
- a CDS encoding IS3 family transposase, whose protein sequence is EVWGADITYISTDEGWLYLASVKDFHTKEAVGQAMGPRMTKGLVLDALRKALKYRRPLPGCIMHTDRGSQYCSADYQEMVKAAGMRPSMSRRGNCYDNAPTESLWSTLKMELVYQRKFATRMEAEAAIKEYIEIFYNRIRRHSAIGNVAPAVFAQKYFIKRRAA